The following proteins are co-located in the Stigmatella aurantiaca genome:
- a CDS encoding response regulator codes for MARLLIIEDNPELASLMVAAAQSRGHHAQAVLTGEAALALLRPRAFDAAVVDLLLPDIRGSEVLTALVPNDIPAIAISGVFKGDRFAQEAVNIHGARAFFEKPFELDALLDALEQKCGLPSVALPPPPPPETQEDEEAVLDLMDLLVPEDEVEELPALAETPPPLPSRSREITSLPQPDEAIEPSTSALPEAPPEPEIFLPFGEREKVWTKPSPAKAAPAPRVRRRTLPDWSLEGEIKEATVPRLLNAYYEARHSGELKLKQGQVLKVVYFEGGRPVYAASNLAHERFGRFSLRRGVVTPEGLQAVTALAKENVRTGEAMIRLGFLDAERHRQLVEEQVKEILWSTFGWTEGNYGFSPMRLQRSGRVKLSIFPGDLLLEGVLKMETLVTLRQKMAAPRRLFPTANPPYALHELRLSGPQAMLLAYSDGSKTVEDLLTLTDLSERETLATLRGLELMGILEERREEPSRRRITFGL; via the coding sequence ATGGCGCGACTGCTCATCATCGAGGACAACCCCGAACTCGCCTCCCTGATGGTGGCCGCTGCCCAGAGCCGGGGCCACCACGCACAGGCGGTCCTGACGGGCGAGGCGGCCCTCGCCCTGCTGCGCCCCCGGGCCTTCGACGCGGCCGTGGTGGACCTGCTGCTGCCCGACATCCGCGGCTCCGAGGTGCTCACCGCCCTGGTGCCCAACGACATCCCCGCCATCGCCATCAGCGGTGTGTTCAAGGGTGACCGCTTCGCCCAGGAGGCCGTCAACATCCACGGCGCCCGGGCCTTCTTCGAGAAGCCCTTCGAGCTGGATGCCCTGCTCGATGCCCTCGAACAGAAGTGTGGGCTGCCCTCCGTGGCGCTCCCCCCGCCCCCGCCCCCGGAGACCCAGGAGGACGAGGAGGCGGTGCTCGACCTGATGGACCTGCTGGTGCCCGAGGACGAGGTGGAGGAGCTGCCCGCGCTGGCGGAGACGCCCCCGCCCCTGCCCTCCCGCTCCCGGGAAATCACCTCCCTGCCGCAGCCCGACGAGGCGATCGAGCCCAGCACCTCCGCCCTGCCCGAGGCCCCGCCCGAGCCGGAGATCTTCCTGCCGTTCGGCGAGCGCGAGAAGGTCTGGACCAAGCCCTCCCCGGCCAAGGCCGCGCCCGCCCCCCGCGTGCGCCGCCGGACCCTGCCCGACTGGTCGCTCGAGGGCGAAATCAAGGAAGCCACCGTTCCCCGGCTCCTCAACGCCTATTACGAGGCGCGCCACAGCGGCGAGCTCAAGCTCAAGCAGGGCCAGGTCCTCAAGGTCGTCTACTTCGAGGGGGGACGCCCGGTGTACGCCGCCTCCAACCTGGCCCACGAGCGCTTCGGCCGCTTCAGCCTGCGCCGGGGCGTGGTGACGCCCGAGGGGCTCCAGGCCGTGACGGCGCTCGCCAAGGAGAACGTGCGCACCGGCGAGGCCATGATTCGCCTGGGCTTCCTGGACGCCGAGCGCCACCGCCAGCTCGTCGAGGAGCAGGTAAAGGAGATTCTCTGGTCCACCTTCGGCTGGACGGAGGGCAACTACGGCTTCAGCCCCATGCGCCTGCAGCGCTCGGGGCGGGTGAAGCTGTCCATCTTCCCGGGGGACCTGCTGCTGGAGGGGGTGCTCAAGATGGAGACGCTGGTGACGCTGCGGCAGAAGATGGCCGCCCCGCGCCGGCTCTTCCCCACGGCCAATCCGCCCTATGCGCTGCACGAGCTGCGGCTGTCGGGCCCCCAGGCGATGCTGCTGGCGTACTCGGATGGCAGCAAGACGGTGGAGGACCTGCTCACGCTCACGGACCTGTCCGAGCGCGAGACGCTCGCCACGCTGCGCGGCCTGGAGCTGATGGGGATTCTCGAAGAGCGGCGCGAGGAGCCCAGCCGGCGCCGCATCACCTTCGGACTCTGA
- a CDS encoding glycoside hydrolase family 5 protein — protein sequence MLRRLVTLLLTVGLASPVAAQVPGVNIAGAEFNGSAMPGILNKDYTYPKTSEIDYFAAQGIQLFRLPAKWRRLQATVGGPLKDEYTEYHKSIDYALAKGFVVVPDIHDYGYRVGTLLGTGEATPVAFADFLHKLLGKYKTQPNLWIGLQNEPHSHTAQQWFTFVQATVTELRRLGFQNKMLVPGTAWTGAHSWVSSGNAAAMANFQDPLNNFAFEVHQYLDSGSDGGDGTCDVGSNNRIDKVVAWAAAEGVQLFLGEFAAGTFAQCMPELTALLTKIHAHPEIWAGYAFWGGGNWFGGIAKYHFSLNPTNGVMSPVLAQYLEAMALAQPAPQLDIMLNDHILKVYVGGTEVTWNAALTIVSNTAGVQWVRKDKGTFAYTQPGSVTFRIEYQGAVEERTRTLP from the coding sequence ATGCTGAGACGGCTTGTGACCCTTCTGCTGACCGTGGGGCTGGCCAGCCCCGTGGCGGCACAGGTGCCGGGCGTCAACATCGCGGGCGCGGAGTTCAACGGCAGCGCCATGCCGGGCATCCTGAACAAGGACTACACGTACCCGAAGACGTCGGAGATCGACTACTTCGCGGCGCAGGGCATTCAGCTGTTCCGCCTGCCTGCGAAGTGGCGGCGGCTCCAGGCCACCGTCGGGGGGCCGCTGAAGGACGAGTACACCGAGTACCACAAGTCCATCGACTACGCCCTGGCCAAGGGGTTCGTGGTGGTGCCGGACATCCACGACTACGGGTACCGGGTGGGCACGCTGCTGGGCACGGGGGAGGCGACGCCCGTGGCGTTCGCGGACTTCCTCCACAAGCTGCTCGGCAAGTACAAGACCCAGCCGAACCTCTGGATTGGTCTGCAGAACGAGCCGCACAGCCACACCGCGCAGCAGTGGTTCACCTTCGTTCAGGCGACGGTGACGGAGCTGCGCCGCCTGGGCTTCCAGAACAAGATGCTGGTGCCGGGCACGGCCTGGACGGGGGCGCACTCGTGGGTGAGCAGCGGCAACGCGGCCGCGATGGCGAACTTCCAGGATCCGCTGAACAACTTCGCCTTCGAGGTGCACCAGTATCTGGACTCAGGCTCGGACGGGGGCGACGGCACCTGTGACGTGGGCTCGAACAACCGCATCGACAAGGTGGTGGCCTGGGCCGCCGCCGAGGGCGTGCAGCTGTTCCTGGGCGAGTTCGCCGCGGGCACCTTCGCGCAGTGCATGCCCGAGCTGACGGCGCTGCTCACGAAGATCCACGCCCATCCGGAGATCTGGGCGGGGTACGCGTTCTGGGGCGGAGGCAACTGGTTCGGCGGCATCGCGAAGTACCACTTCTCGCTCAACCCGACGAACGGCGTGATGAGCCCAGTGCTGGCCCAGTACCTGGAGGCGATGGCGCTGGCCCAGCCCGCGCCCCAGCTCGACATCATGCTGAATGATCACATCCTCAAGGTCTACGTGGGGGGGACGGAGGTGACCTGGAACGCGGCCCTGACCATCGTCTCCAACACGGCCGGGGTGCAGTGGGTGCGCAAGGACAAGGGCACCTTCGCGTATACCCAGCCGGGCTCGGTGACGTTCCGGATCGAGTACCAGGGCGCCGTCGAGGAGCGCACCCGGACCCTCCCGTAG
- a CDS encoding serine/threonine-protein kinase: MSQVRYQSLGPLLSGEGSRAFLGLALEAGVSPRPVVLIWAPQDIAQDPELTARLRRETQRAVVFDHPHILRVHGLVTLEQGLARITEYADGETLRRVMEVTPRVPPPLAARLVADAALGVHYAHMAGNDDGSPLVHGDLRPETLIISFQGMCKVTGYGALSVAPRERGGRRVRNRRKYSAPEQLLGGREAVNIQTDVFLLGLTLYECLTGKVPFKDAKDADTATLTEALPSLPPPIPRALDAVVQKATAKRAQERYPSALALREAIVEAMGGLPETDVVAAFMNKLFPAQDEARGARAKVLELGIADVVRREGLPAPVPVPVAAAAPKAVAPPLAVKAPAAAPVSAAPVPAPAPAPQAVTPAPPAVAAVPPAPVAPVAASPQVPASPPAKKSSRGARISLVVATLALASAAAVVVSRDQLPPNLRSYLDSLSATDASEPPPEATADALGLADARTPDGGVDAGVTTVLDLIVDPRVEAGLSDGGTLGRTPLSAPLPPGRHVISLSSASLGIQTSRTLTVNPTGRTTHRIYLNKGFVTVKAPPGALVQVDGRKIGIAPIEELDLYEGFHRLLVTVDGARWQKNFQLTPSQRLVFDVDFEEPPSDAEAE, from the coding sequence ATGAGCCAGGTTCGCTATCAATCTCTCGGGCCGTTGCTGTCAGGAGAAGGTTCCCGTGCCTTCCTGGGTCTCGCGCTCGAGGCAGGTGTTTCACCTCGCCCCGTGGTGCTCATCTGGGCGCCGCAAGACATCGCGCAGGATCCGGAGCTGACCGCGAGGCTCCGGCGGGAAACTCAGCGCGCGGTCGTCTTTGATCATCCGCACATCCTGCGGGTGCACGGCCTGGTGACGCTGGAGCAGGGGCTGGCGCGCATCACCGAGTACGCGGACGGTGAGACGCTGCGCCGGGTGATGGAAGTCACCCCGCGCGTGCCGCCCCCGCTTGCTGCACGGCTGGTGGCGGACGCCGCGCTGGGCGTTCACTACGCGCACATGGCGGGCAATGACGATGGCTCGCCGCTGGTGCACGGCGACCTGCGGCCCGAGACGCTGATCATCTCGTTCCAGGGCATGTGCAAGGTGACGGGCTATGGGGCCCTCAGCGTCGCGCCGCGCGAGCGCGGGGGCCGCCGCGTCCGCAACCGGCGCAAGTACAGCGCCCCCGAGCAGCTCCTCGGCGGACGCGAGGCCGTGAACATCCAGACGGATGTCTTCCTGCTGGGCCTCACCCTCTACGAGTGCCTCACCGGCAAGGTGCCCTTCAAGGACGCGAAGGACGCGGACACGGCCACCCTCACCGAGGCCCTGCCGTCCCTGCCCCCGCCCATCCCGCGCGCGCTCGATGCCGTGGTGCAGAAGGCCACCGCCAAGCGCGCCCAGGAGCGCTATCCCTCCGCCCTCGCCCTGCGCGAGGCCATCGTGGAGGCGATGGGCGGTCTGCCCGAGACGGATGTCGTCGCGGCCTTCATGAACAAGCTCTTCCCCGCGCAGGATGAGGCGCGCGGCGCCCGGGCCAAGGTGCTCGAGCTGGGGATCGCGGATGTCGTCCGCCGCGAGGGACTCCCCGCCCCTGTGCCCGTCCCGGTGGCGGCGGCCGCGCCGAAAGCCGTGGCGCCCCCGCTCGCGGTGAAGGCTCCTGCCGCGGCCCCTGTTTCAGCGGCTCCAGTTCCTGCGCCTGCCCCTGCCCCGCAGGCGGTGACTCCGGCGCCTCCGGCCGTGGCCGCCGTGCCACCGGCTCCCGTGGCACCGGTTGCGGCGAGTCCGCAGGTCCCCGCAAGTCCTCCCGCCAAGAAGTCCTCCCGGGGCGCTCGCATCTCGCTGGTGGTGGCCACCTTGGCGCTGGCGTCCGCGGCGGCCGTTGTCGTCTCTCGGGATCAGCTTCCGCCCAACCTCCGCTCCTATCTGGACTCGCTGTCCGCCACGGATGCCTCGGAGCCTCCCCCGGAGGCCACGGCGGATGCCCTTGGGCTCGCCGACGCCAGGACGCCCGATGGCGGTGTCGACGCCGGGGTGACGACCGTGCTGGATTTGATCGTGGATCCCCGCGTGGAGGCCGGGCTCTCCGATGGTGGAACCCTGGGCCGGACGCCCCTGTCGGCGCCGCTCCCGCCGGGCCGCCATGTCATCTCCTTGAGCAGCGCGTCCCTGGGCATCCAGACGTCGCGCACGCTCACCGTGAACCCCACGGGCCGCACCACGCACCGCATCTACCTGAACAAGGGCTTCGTCACCGTGAAGGCGCCCCCCGGGGCCCTGGTCCAGGTGGATGGCCGGAAGATTGGCATCGCCCCCATCGAGGAGCTGGACCTGTACGAGGGCTTCCACCGGCTCCTCGTCACGGTGGACGGGGCGCGCTGGCAGAAGAACTTCCAGCTCACCCCCAGCCAGCGCCTCGTGTTCGATGTGGACTTCGAGGAGCCTCCCTCGGACGCGGAAGCGGAGTAG
- a CDS encoding YccF domain-containing protein: MRLLLNILWVVLGGGFIIWLEYLIGGLLLCLTIIGIPFGLQCFKLAGLGLLPFGKDISDAPGASPVGCVLNVFWILVAGIWIFLSHLGLALGLAVTVIGIPFAIQHVKLAMLALAPFGKRVRP; encoded by the coding sequence ATGCGCTTGCTCCTGAACATCCTCTGGGTCGTGCTCGGCGGAGGCTTCATCATCTGGCTGGAGTACCTGATTGGCGGCCTGCTGCTCTGCCTCACCATCATCGGGATTCCCTTCGGGCTGCAGTGCTTCAAGCTCGCAGGGCTTGGGCTGCTGCCCTTCGGCAAGGACATCTCCGATGCGCCGGGGGCCAGCCCCGTGGGCTGCGTGCTGAACGTCTTCTGGATCCTCGTGGCGGGGATCTGGATTTTCCTCAGCCACCTGGGCCTGGCCCTGGGATTGGCCGTCACGGTCATCGGCATCCCCTTCGCCATTCAGCACGTGAAGCTCGCCATGCTCGCCCTGGCGCCGTTCGGCAAACGCGTGCGCCCGTAA
- a CDS encoding general secretion pathway protein GspE, whose translation MRLGELLIQEKLISPQGLEEALESQVVHGGRLGTNLLELGLIAEKDLARMLGQLHGCAHASGELAPDPQALKLVNLNDADKRDYLPMRVDATRLSLAVINPQDYAMLDALAFKTGKRVVPVIVPEFRMNQSLRRYCKAFRPLRAVDMNTVRPSKTLQEASGEPVKPTKAAELISEEEFQSVYAQALTGGARSDHLHDLLEEEEEVITGEEVAYEAEAEPAHEPEPAPAALEAAPAEEAAPELEAPAPAYAAASAEEEVLTGEEVYEPTEEYVPPEEEAPSEPSRTTIPMWTLPADLDAGQLFADSPPVPDVPAPQYVPPVPDGPFPAPPEPLPFIPDLTQPAPAHRPTLSFIPVPSDVAAPPAKVAALPPVAPVVPPVVPPVAPVVPPVAAPPRARAPLPPVAKALPAVPGKAAPRKEAAARPAPPPKLSFAEAQAQLAKSIDREDVATTVLRYAMGKWRRCLLLSVQGSLVTGWHGMGKGVREGAVRRIGVALREQSTFRLVRDTRSHYVGPVRRDAAMAVFYRLLGADKRPDPTYPKTAVILPLLVRGKVVHLLYLDNGPDQLTPPTDVGELLILAQSVARSYEAMIRRRKSA comes from the coding sequence ATGCGCCTTGGGGAACTGCTCATTCAGGAGAAGCTCATCTCGCCCCAGGGGCTGGAGGAGGCGTTGGAGTCCCAGGTCGTCCACGGCGGGCGCCTGGGGACGAACCTGCTGGAGCTGGGGCTGATCGCCGAGAAGGACCTGGCGCGCATGCTGGGGCAGCTCCACGGGTGCGCGCACGCCTCCGGCGAGCTGGCGCCGGACCCCCAGGCGCTCAAGCTGGTGAACCTCAACGACGCGGACAAGCGCGACTACCTGCCGATGCGGGTGGACGCGACGCGGCTGAGCCTGGCGGTCATCAACCCGCAGGACTACGCCATGCTCGATGCGCTGGCCTTCAAGACGGGCAAGCGCGTGGTGCCGGTGATCGTCCCCGAGTTCCGGATGAACCAGTCGCTGCGCCGGTACTGCAAGGCGTTCCGGCCGCTGCGCGCCGTCGACATGAACACGGTCCGCCCCTCGAAGACGCTCCAGGAGGCGTCGGGCGAGCCGGTGAAGCCCACCAAGGCCGCGGAGCTGATCAGCGAGGAGGAGTTCCAGAGCGTCTACGCCCAGGCGCTCACCGGCGGTGCCCGGTCGGATCACCTCCACGATCTCCTGGAGGAGGAAGAGGAGGTCATCACCGGGGAGGAGGTGGCCTACGAGGCGGAGGCCGAGCCCGCCCACGAGCCCGAGCCTGCCCCGGCCGCGCTGGAAGCCGCTCCGGCCGAGGAGGCCGCGCCGGAGCTGGAGGCTCCCGCTCCCGCCTACGCGGCGGCGAGCGCCGAGGAGGAGGTCCTCACCGGCGAGGAGGTCTACGAGCCCACGGAAGAGTATGTGCCTCCCGAGGAAGAGGCCCCCTCCGAGCCATCCCGGACCACCATCCCCATGTGGACGCTGCCCGCGGACCTGGACGCGGGCCAGCTGTTCGCGGACTCGCCGCCGGTCCCGGACGTCCCCGCGCCGCAATACGTCCCGCCGGTCCCGGACGGGCCGTTCCCCGCGCCCCCCGAGCCGCTCCCGTTCATTCCGGATCTCACCCAGCCGGCCCCGGCGCACCGGCCGACGCTGTCCTTCATCCCCGTGCCCTCGGATGTGGCCGCGCCCCCGGCGAAGGTGGCGGCGCTCCCCCCGGTGGCCCCGGTGGTGCCGCCCGTGGTGCCGCCCGTGGCCCCGGTGGTGCCGCCCGTGGCCGCCCCGCCCCGGGCCCGGGCGCCCCTGCCGCCCGTCGCGAAGGCCCTGCCCGCGGTGCCCGGCAAGGCCGCGCCCCGGAAGGAAGCGGCCGCCCGCCCCGCGCCGCCCCCGAAGCTCTCGTTCGCCGAGGCTCAGGCGCAGCTGGCCAAGAGCATCGACCGCGAGGACGTGGCCACCACGGTGCTGCGCTACGCGATGGGCAAGTGGCGGCGGTGCCTGCTGCTGTCCGTCCAGGGCAGCCTGGTGACGGGCTGGCATGGCATGGGCAAGGGCGTACGGGAGGGGGCCGTGCGCCGCATCGGCGTCGCGCTGCGCGAGCAGAGCACCTTCCGCCTGGTGCGCGACACCCGCTCGCACTACGTGGGCCCCGTCCGCCGGGATGCCGCGATGGCCGTCTTCTACCGGCTCCTGGGGGCGGACAAGCGCCCGGACCCCACCTACCCGAAGACGGCGGTCATCTTGCCGCTGCTCGTGCGCGGCAAGGTCGTCCACCTGCTGTACCTGGACAACGGGCCGGACCAGCTCACGCCCCCCACCGACGTGGGCGAGCTGCTCATCCTCGCCCAGAGTGTGGCCCGCTCGTACGAGGCGATGATCCGGCGCCGCAAGAGCGCGTGA
- a CDS encoding VOC family protein — translation MDVQGFHHVAIQAKDVERVTAFYRDLLGFPELTRHHRPDGTLRSIWVGVPGGGFLAIEAVPGTPEPLPFRHEHPGLLMLAFRIPKAGRAAAVEAFRRAGVALEHETRWTFYVRDPEGNRVALSHHPED, via the coding sequence ATGGACGTTCAGGGCTTCCACCATGTGGCCATTCAGGCGAAGGACGTGGAGCGGGTGACCGCCTTCTACCGGGACCTGCTCGGCTTTCCCGAATTGACCCGGCACCACCGCCCGGATGGCACCCTGCGGAGCATCTGGGTGGGGGTGCCCGGGGGCGGCTTCCTGGCCATCGAGGCCGTGCCCGGCACCCCGGAGCCGTTACCCTTCCGTCACGAGCACCCGGGGCTCTTGATGCTGGCGTTCCGGATTCCCAAAGCGGGGCGGGCCGCGGCGGTGGAGGCCTTCCGCCGGGCGGGGGTGGCGCTGGAGCACGAGACCCGGTGGACATTCTACGTCCGGGACCCGGAGGGCAACCGGGTGGCGCTCAGCCATCACCCAGAGGACTAA
- a CDS encoding flagellar motor protein: protein MRAWKAWALGVALVPGVGWGQVPVADPVTLASSLAGRVCEDRDGDGRCGDGEPGVAGVRLVLATGREVRTDTHGRYHVTGVDARSPEATGGIHLRPGRHRLKVDLRTVPAGGRVSPEAVTVEVPWGAAVLQDFVVRQSQESLGALALSHPRAPPQAEVREGGVSFTVAGQAAPGDEVQVSGRPAQVDASGLYRAEVALRPGANVLDIVAVSPGGSVRLSRQRADVVKQGEGRWLIAPRALEPLGQVRLPAGRGEPVPSGTVSLHVEAVEGTRVRLRGGEWGVGAQGSVEVPVTLVPGPNVVDVELERPGEAPGKYTVELVATARPFIVGLLDLEGSYSPGDGRFQLLGRGAAHAEARLGAFQLLGEVDLRDTDFRTLHGGDTASGWLRPRLPERLERSPDLEFSIEEWADDSVSLTPNAPEGRLRLEIQHDTHGRAGFGTYRALMAEGEIGRYHHPLFGPFAELKVGTGALRVGVDAFAGGMSDPVRGVATRPAHEELRATGGSLYFLGASAIVEGSELLRVEYRDGLTGLPLAEKHLVRGRDYELDAFSGRILLARPLSFMAGASGFGTDALTAAPEPVLVADYAAIEFAGARDAVGGEAWAEWRGARLTLGGVRERRVGAPYQLLSGRAQGTLGAYALQAEVASSSGWAVGSNVFGVSDDGGLSYLRPSLNGGEEGEALGLRVHGPGPLGGGSVDAAFRWRSQGFSDGAHVETALFRQLSLRASQPVGAWRFTLLGDDRRSADPREPFEAGSIAARTLGAGVGYERGAWGVRVEVRDSWLRAPELAGDGPVLDGGRTSVGLQGRLRVHERVVLSAGHRQALVQRGDGPGKLDDTFASAGVDVTLDADTTVGLRGGWGPELGPQVWANAAMHRGPDVYYGGYSVDVDGPDFGVGRAVTGARTELQDGTSVFVEDISAHDANTVRLARAVGFQQAVFSGFQVGGRYERGIRHPFELPSSFTRDTASLFGQWVHERFRLEGRTELRHERGVPIRGPQVAVDRVQTLVALAAETLLREDLTLSGRVNFARTGGADGLQGRLLEGSSGVAWRPGPWLLVARYSLTREQVPGVRSAFGERVLQVLSLLPAVRVGDRFAVAAGLHLGRSRLGSEAAWVGTGTLRPSVRVVGGLEVGAEVARRTSARDGESLSSVRGELGYQVDAGLRFAAGYTVLGFKGLGLSGEAQDEADRFYVRAEVAY, encoded by the coding sequence GTGAGGGCTTGGAAGGCCTGGGCACTGGGTGTGGCGCTGGTGCCCGGGGTGGGCTGGGGCCAGGTGCCCGTGGCGGATCCGGTGACGCTCGCGTCCTCCCTCGCGGGCCGGGTGTGCGAGGACCGGGACGGGGACGGGCGCTGCGGTGACGGGGAGCCCGGGGTCGCGGGTGTCCGGCTGGTGCTCGCCACGGGGCGCGAGGTGCGCACGGACACTCACGGGCGCTACCACGTCACGGGGGTGGATGCCCGGAGCCCGGAGGCCACGGGCGGCATTCACCTGCGCCCGGGCCGGCACCGCCTGAAGGTGGATCTGCGGACGGTTCCCGCCGGGGGCCGCGTGAGCCCCGAGGCCGTCACCGTGGAGGTGCCCTGGGGCGCGGCCGTGCTTCAGGACTTCGTGGTCCGCCAGAGCCAGGAGTCGCTGGGCGCGCTGGCGCTCTCGCACCCGCGGGCGCCGCCCCAGGCCGAGGTGCGCGAGGGGGGCGTCTCCTTCACCGTCGCCGGACAGGCCGCCCCGGGCGATGAAGTCCAGGTCTCGGGCCGCCCGGCCCAGGTGGATGCCTCGGGGCTCTACCGCGCGGAGGTGGCGCTGCGGCCCGGAGCGAACGTCCTGGACATCGTCGCCGTGTCCCCCGGCGGCTCGGTGCGCCTGTCCCGCCAGCGGGCCGACGTGGTGAAGCAGGGCGAGGGCCGCTGGCTCATCGCCCCCCGGGCCCTGGAGCCGCTGGGCCAGGTGCGGCTGCCCGCGGGCCGGGGCGAGCCGGTGCCCAGCGGCACCGTGTCGCTGCACGTGGAAGCGGTGGAGGGGACCCGGGTCCGCTTGCGGGGCGGGGAGTGGGGGGTGGGCGCCCAGGGCAGCGTGGAGGTGCCCGTCACGCTCGTGCCGGGGCCCAACGTGGTGGACGTGGAGCTGGAGCGGCCGGGCGAAGCCCCCGGGAAGTACACGGTGGAGTTGGTGGCCACGGCGCGCCCCTTCATCGTGGGGTTGCTGGATCTGGAGGGCAGCTACTCGCCCGGAGATGGGCGCTTCCAGCTCCTGGGGCGCGGCGCGGCCCATGCCGAGGCGCGGCTGGGGGCCTTCCAGCTCCTGGGCGAGGTGGACCTGCGGGACACGGACTTCCGGACCCTGCACGGCGGGGACACGGCCTCGGGCTGGCTGCGGCCCCGGTTGCCCGAGCGCCTGGAGCGCAGCCCGGATCTGGAGTTCTCCATCGAGGAGTGGGCGGACGACTCGGTCAGCCTGACGCCCAATGCCCCGGAGGGGCGCCTGCGGCTGGAGATCCAGCACGACACGCATGGGCGCGCCGGGTTCGGCACGTACCGGGCCCTGATGGCCGAAGGGGAGATTGGCCGCTACCACCATCCGCTCTTTGGCCCCTTCGCCGAGCTGAAGGTGGGGACGGGCGCGCTCCGGGTGGGCGTGGACGCGTTCGCCGGGGGCATGAGCGATCCGGTCCGGGGCGTGGCCACGCGGCCGGCGCACGAGGAGCTGCGGGCCACGGGCGGCAGCCTCTACTTCCTGGGCGCCTCCGCCATCGTGGAGGGCTCCGAGCTGCTGCGCGTGGAGTACCGCGACGGGCTCACGGGCCTGCCGCTCGCGGAAAAGCACCTGGTGCGCGGACGGGACTACGAGCTCGATGCCTTCTCGGGCCGCATCCTGCTGGCCCGGCCGCTGTCCTTCATGGCCGGGGCGTCCGGGTTTGGCACGGATGCGCTCACGGCGGCGCCCGAGCCGGTGCTCGTGGCCGACTACGCCGCCATCGAGTTCGCCGGCGCGCGGGATGCGGTGGGCGGCGAGGCCTGGGCGGAGTGGCGCGGCGCGCGGCTGACCCTGGGCGGGGTCCGCGAGCGGCGCGTGGGAGCGCCCTACCAACTGCTCTCGGGACGGGCCCAGGGCACCCTGGGCGCCTATGCGCTGCAGGCCGAGGTGGCGAGCAGCAGCGGCTGGGCGGTGGGCTCGAACGTGTTTGGCGTCTCGGACGATGGCGGCCTGTCCTACCTGCGCCCGTCGCTGAACGGCGGGGAGGAGGGCGAGGCCCTCGGCCTGCGCGTGCATGGCCCGGGGCCCCTGGGAGGCGGCTCGGTGGATGCGGCCTTCCGGTGGCGGAGCCAGGGGTTCTCGGATGGCGCGCACGTGGAGACGGCGCTCTTCCGGCAGCTCTCGCTGCGGGCCTCCCAGCCGGTGGGGGCCTGGCGCTTCACGCTGCTCGGGGATGACCGCCGCTCGGCGGATCCCCGCGAGCCGTTCGAGGCAGGCAGCATCGCCGCCCGCACGCTCGGGGCCGGGGTCGGGTACGAGCGCGGCGCGTGGGGCGTGCGCGTGGAGGTTCGCGACAGCTGGCTGCGCGCCCCCGAGTTGGCCGGGGACGGCCCCGTGCTCGACGGGGGCCGGACCTCCGTGGGGCTCCAGGGGCGGCTCCGGGTCCACGAGCGGGTGGTGCTCTCGGCGGGGCACCGGCAGGCGCTCGTCCAGCGGGGAGACGGGCCTGGGAAGTTGGATGACACGTTCGCCTCGGCGGGCGTGGACGTCACCCTCGATGCGGACACCACCGTGGGGCTCCGGGGCGGCTGGGGCCCGGAGCTGGGCCCCCAGGTGTGGGCGAACGCGGCCATGCACCGCGGGCCGGACGTCTACTACGGCGGCTACTCGGTGGACGTGGATGGGCCGGACTTCGGCGTGGGGCGGGCGGTGACGGGGGCCCGCACGGAGCTGCAGGACGGCACGAGCGTCTTCGTGGAGGACATCAGCGCGCATGACGCCAACACGGTGCGGCTGGCGCGGGCGGTGGGCTTCCAGCAGGCCGTCTTCAGCGGGTTCCAGGTGGGCGGGCGCTACGAGCGGGGCATCCGCCACCCGTTCGAGCTGCCGTCCTCCTTCACGCGCGACACAGCGAGCCTCTTCGGGCAGTGGGTCCACGAGCGCTTCCGGCTGGAGGGGCGGACGGAGCTGCGCCACGAGCGGGGCGTTCCCATCCGGGGCCCCCAGGTGGCGGTGGACCGGGTGCAGACGCTGGTGGCCCTGGCGGCGGAGACGCTGCTGCGCGAGGACCTGACCCTGTCGGGCCGCGTGAACTTCGCCCGTACCGGCGGGGCCGATGGGCTGCAAGGGCGCCTGCTGGAGGGCTCCTCGGGGGTGGCCTGGCGGCCGGGCCCCTGGCTGCTCGTGGCGCGCTACAGTCTCACCCGCGAGCAGGTGCCCGGGGTGCGCTCTGCGTTCGGGGAGCGCGTGCTTCAAGTCCTCTCCCTGTTGCCCGCGGTGCGGGTGGGGGACCGGTTCGCCGTGGCGGCGGGGCTCCACCTGGGCCGGTCTCGCCTGGGCAGCGAGGCGGCGTGGGTGGGCACTGGAACCCTTCGGCCCTCCGTGCGAGTGGTGGGAGGTCTGGAAGTGGGGGCGGAGGTCGCACGCCGCACGTCGGCCCGGGACGGCGAGTCGCTGTCGTCGGTCCGCGGGGAGCTGGGGTACCAGGTGGACGCGGGGCTGCGGTTCGCCGCAGGCTACACGGTGCTGGGGTTCAAGGGTCTTGGGTTGTCTGGAGAGGCGCAGGATGAGGCGGACCGGTTCTATGTACGGGCGGAAGTGGCTTACTAG